A window of Pomacea canaliculata isolate SZHN2017 linkage group LG3, ASM307304v1, whole genome shotgun sequence contains these coding sequences:
- the LOC112559443 gene encoding E3 ubiquitin-protein ligase TRIM33-like, whose protein sequence is MADLLNRCIKCKCSLAAADKTSRLLPCLHTMCDDCVSGRTEVVEKSRRLKEEKVKDEQEKEVEEKSETKEQEEKDVSAADAQNSSESPKEEEESIQTIAEAAPTEEESLEKIQEEPSTKAAAPVQTPPDPVPLTECPVCREPFNADSLIENVFVRKHVAGTEDGTEGDQLCTGCESHPSTSYCLQCDDWLCNDCVDAHKRVRMTKDHQLTSREEAADKGSGVSPNEISMLCRSHPKEKLTLFCDKCEVLTCRDCQLLHHQEHKYHFLQEAADSYKAKLTGSLSLMKERRDTLKHYQTEIEERLSKVKREKGDLQQEVLRQADLIVKAVRTAVWSVLSSLHSFTDAAAKRLSREVGDVGDLVGKFDHCIGFMEAILEDGLGLPLLFSKSIVESKCRKVYHTQMEPQSLKGQLNIKYRHDVQAVVRSLTNIGAIYVNGTKYPPEKPNSPASTQSAVPSAPNAGAVYRGGQGNMVVVGGTAPANLPPHVAQVAQERNLYMQMMMGRPPHSVPNAQGPTLSLPGSRRIGPSPRVWPTHDGQVGMMNSQPGVMNSMIMGQGQPGHPQQMMSPRTNFTPMRLHHRPVDQTHLPSAPPMMLGSQLRPQQTHGVPMGPTLLPAPPPLQNPQTQYRGAADGSHSNSGGQAAIGVRRANTLDSPDPARPASAGQSGLHIPERPLSAQSDGAASSSGIKVKSEPSDNGDCVITSAVFKGEKSSMIGTGSLGEMQRNLDEVIRGVPMDLGDNLEPINGSLSPNTSRTVTPTTSPPPLVASSTISSPHLSTTNSTNSEISAGDKSNSVSAADDSIKDGDKESEDGFEATGPEVHGYATGNSMPGFTLPAGDAADPNDDYCAACHQGGDVLCCDQCPRVFHLQCHVPVLSSVPNGTFVCTLCEEGMVLEGGEEGSVEMLSKRKAPTGLSDRELKVCERILLELFCHASSVPFHEPVNRAVPNYYKIITNPMDFSTIKCKLSRSHFNHYICPEDFLKDIKLVFKNCAVYNAETSEVGKAGKIVSAFFERLVSKHMPHYCQLLSMQEGSGTTYGEPSAKKRKTTPPPPSVAEKTGGSEPVHIH, encoded by the exons ATGGCAGATTTATTAAACAGATGCATTAAATGCAAATGCAGTTTAGCAGCAGCAGACAAAACATCTCGCCTGCTACCATGCCTGCACACGATGTGCGACGACTGTGTGTCAGGCCGGACAGAGGTGGTCGAGAAAAGCAGACGACTCAAAGAGGAAAAGGTTAAGGATGAACAAGAGAAGGAAgtagaggaaaaaagtgaaacgAAAGAACAAGAGGAAAAGGATGTAAGTGCAGCGGATGCACAGAACAGTTCGGAATCGccgaaagaagaagaagaatcgaTACAGACGATAGCTGAAGCGGCTCCGACTGAGGAAGAGTCTCTGGAGAAAATCCAAGAAGAGCCTAGTACTAAGGCTGCTGCCCCAGTGCAAACACCACCTGATCCTGTCCCTCTTACAG AGTGTCCTGTCTGTCGAGAGCCATTCAATGCTGATAGTCTTATTGAGAATGTGTTTGTGCGCAAACACGTTGCTGGAACAGAGGATGGAACAGAAGGGGATCAGTTGTGCACAGGATGTGAGTCTCACCCCTCAACATCTTACTGCCTTCAGTGTGATGATTGGCTTTGCAACGACTGTGTGGATGCACACAAGAGAGTACGGATGACCAAGGACCACCAACTTACCTCACGAGAAGAAGCTGCTGACAAAG GGAGTGGAGTTTCCCCAAACGAGATTAGTATGTTGTGCCGATCACACCCAAAGGAAAAACTGACCTTGTTTTGTGACAAGTGTGAAGTCCTTACTTGTCGTGACTGTCAGCTTTTGCACCACCAAGAACACAA ATACCACTTCCTGCAAGAAGCTGCAGATTCTTATAAAGCAAAATTGACTGGGAGCTTGTCGCTAATGAAGGAACGAAGAGACACCCTAAAGCATTATCAGACGGAAATCGAAGAGCGTCTGAGCAAGGTGAAACGAGAAAAAGGAGACCTTCAGCAGGAAGTGCTTCGTCAGGCAGACTTAATTGTGAAAGCTGTCAGAACTGCAGTCTGGTCTGTTTTAAGTTCTCTTCATTCTTTTACTGACGCTGCCGCAAAGCGGTTGTCCAGAGAAGTTGGGGATGTTGGCGATTTGGTTGGGAAATTTGATCACTGCATTGGTTTTATGGAAGCGATACTGGAAGATGGACTAGGCCTTCCTTTGCTTTTCTCCAAGAGCATTGTAGAGAGTAAATGCCGTAAG GTTTACCATACCCAAATGGAACCTCAATCTCTGAAAGGACAGTTAAATATCAAGTACAGGCATGATGTGCAAGCTGTTGTGCGCTCCCTAACAAACATAGGTGCCATCTATGTTAATGGCACCAAATACCCTCCTGAGAAACCAAACTCTCCAGCTTCAACCCAGTCTGCTGTGCCAAGTGCTCCCAATGCCGGGGCAGTGTATCGTGGTGGCCAAGGAAATATGGTAGTTGTTGGAGGAACAGCACCTGCAAACTTGCCACCACATGTTGCACAGGTGGCGCAGGAACGTAATCTTTACATGCAAATGATGATGGGCAGACCACCACACTCTGTGCCAAATGCTCAGGGCCCAACACTGTCTCTGCCTGGATCCCGCAGAATAGGACCTTCACCACGGGTCTGGCCAACCCATGATGGGCAGGTTGGGATGATGAACAGTCAACCAGGTGTGATGAACAGCATGATCATGGGTCAAGGACAACCGGGACATCCTCAGCAGATGATGTCCCCAAGGACCAACTTCACTCCCATGCGCTTACATCACCGTCCTGTGGACCAGACTCATCTTCCATCTGCACCTCCCATGATGTTGGGTTCTCAGCTTCGACCTCAGCAAACACATGGTGTTCCGATGGGTCCCACTCTTCTGCCTG cTCCTCCACCACTGCAGAATCCACAGACTCAGTACAGAGGTGCTGCAGATGGTTCTCACAGTAACAGCGGAGGCCAAGCTGCTATAGGTGTTCGTCGTGCAAACACACTGGACAGCCCTGATCCAGCTCGGCCAGCGTCAGCCGGCCAAAGTGGCCTTCACATCCCAGAACGGCCACTATCTGCTCAGAGTGATGG AGCAGCTTCAAGCAGTGGAATCAAGGTAAAGTCTGAACCAAGTGATAATGGAGACTGTGTCATCACCTCAGCAGTCTTTAAAGGGGAAAAATCTTCAATGATTGGCACAGGCAGTCTTGGG GAGATGCAGAGGAATCTCGATGAGGTGATTCGTGGAGTGCCAATGGATCTAGGGGATAACTTGGAGCCTATAAATGGAAGTTTATCTCCAAACACTAGTAGGACTGTAACTCCTACAACTTCCCCGCCACCTTTGGTGGCTTCATCTACCATTTCCTCTCCACATTTATCCACTACTAATTCTACAAACAGTGAAATCAGTGCTGGAGACAAGTCAAACAGTGTTTCAGCAGCTGATGATTCTATAAAGGATGGAGATAAAGAGAGTGAAGATGGCTTTGAAGCCACAGGACCTGAA GTGCATGGATATGCAACAGGAAACAGTATGCCAGGATTTACTCTTCCAGCAGGAGACGCTGCTGATCCCAATGATGATTACTGTGCAGCATGCCATCAGGGTGGAGATGTTTTGTGCTGCGACCAGTGTCCGAGAGTGTTTCACCTTCAGTGCCATGTTCCTGTCCTCAGCTCTGTTCCAAA tGGAACATTTGTATGTACACTGTGTGAGGAGGGCATGGTGCTGGAAGGGGGAGAAGAGGGTTCAGTTGAGATGCTCAGCAAGCGCAAGGCCCCTACGGGGCTCTCCGATCGTGAGCTTAAGGTGTGCGAGCGGATTTTGCTTGAACTCTTTTGCCATGCATCCAGCGTGCCCTTCCATGAACCTGTCAATCGTGCT GTACCAAATTATTACAAGATCATCACAAATCCCATGGACTTTTCTACCATAAAATGCAAGCTGTCACGGAGCCATTTTAACCACTATATCTGTCCAGAAGACTTCTTGAAGGATATTAAGCTGGTTTTCAAAAATTGTGCAGTGTATAATGCA GAAACTTCTGAGGTTGGTAAAGCAGGCAAGATTGTCAGTGCCTTTTTTGAACGTCTAGTCAGTAAACACATGCCTCATTATTGCCAATTGCTATCCATGCAAGAAGGTTCTGGAACAACTTATGGTGAGCCTTCAGCCAAAAAGCGTAAGACTACACCACCACCTCCCTCTGTTGCAGAAAAAACAGGAGGCAGTGAGCCAGTACACATTCATTAG
- the LOC112559085 gene encoding alpha-(1,3)-fucosyltransferase C-like yields the protein MPRLTRSCRQILHIAIVVTCIFLTGSVLYNHTSLFRSRSDQHWTSLSKLSPVDTYKDVIQTYWRNNSKVVLLQKEGDAYLPQKKDEEKNNHDPLRRGVTYWERESRDASAKIGNQTSDVKVILMRDFPYYYEIKPGSQVFQGCPGVRSCTVATDSNVPADLVILFSINSNSRNYMNPPPRPANQMWAYFAVEAPPHSYSSVLGSPAWQLYFNWTMTYRLDSDIRFGYGIVVTKSSDSGSSDHKTYDESALMKKIRGKSKMAAIFVSNCNDNAQRLSFLKLLKKAVPGVDVYGTCGSLKCDKGSNSCHEMLERDYFFYLAFENSHCTDYVTEKAFLTLKYDVVPVVRGGANYSSLVPPMSVIDTSAFQSILDLGRYLQYLMDNPTEYLRYLRWKKDYVIVEPQPLPWCELCSKVHEAYKQRPQAYVNVNSWWVDGTCRQANDLHLYGQF from the exons ATGCC GAGGCTGACGCGCAGCTGCAGGCAAATTTTGCACATCGCCATTGTCGTCACATGCATCTTTCTCACTGGAAGTGTCCTCTACAACCACACATCGCTTTTTCGCAGTCGTTCAGATCAGCATTGGACTTCTCTATCAAAACTCTCTCCGGTCGACACGTACAAGGATGTCATTCAGACCTACTGGAGAAACAATTCCAAGGTGGTTCTCCTCCAGAAAGAAGGCGATGCTTACTTACCTCAGAAAAAGGATGAGGAGAAGAACAACCATGACCCTCTTCGCCGCGGGGTCACGTATTGGGAGCGCGAGTCCAGGGACGCTTCCGCGAAGATTGGCAATCAGACGAGCGATGTCAAGGTGATTCTCATGCGAGATTTCCCGTACTACTACGAGATCAAGCCAGGCTCCCAGGTGTTTCAAGGATGTCCAGGTGTCAGGTCATGCACAGTGGCCACAGACTCTAACGTTCCCGCTGATCTGGTCATTCTCTTCTCCATCAACAGCAACAGTCGCAACTACATGAATCCGCCTCCACGACCAGCGAATCAG ATGTGGGCATACTTCGCCGTAGAGGCTCCTCCACACTCGTACAGCTCTGTCCTGGGGTCACCAGCATGGCAGCTGTACTTCAACTGGACCATGACCTATCGCCTGGATTCCGACATTCGCTTTGGCTACGGTATAGTGGTCACAAAGTCCAGCGACTCAGGATCATCTGACCATAAAACTTACGACGAGAGTGCTCTGATGAAGAAAATCCGAGGCAAATCCAAGATGGCTGCAATCTTTGTCAGCAACTGCAACGACAACGCCCAACgcctttcttttttgaaacttcTGAAAAAAGCTGTGCCGGGGGTGGACGTGTACGGGACGTGCGGGTCGCTCAAGTGCGACAAAGGATCGAACAGCTGCCACGAGATGTTGGAACGAGATTATTTCTTCTACCTGGCCTTCGAGAACTCGCATTGCACGGACTACGTCACGGAAAAGGCGTTCCTGACACTGAAGTACGACGTGGTGCCCGTGGTGCGGGGAGGAGCCAACTACAGCAGCCTCGTCCCGCCCATGTCCGTCATCGACACGTCCGCCTTCCAGTCCATTCTGGACCTGGGGCGCTACCTGCAGTACCTGATGGACAACCCCACGGAGTACCTGCGCTACCTGCGGTGGAAGAAGGACTACGTCATCGTCGAACCCCAGCCGCTGCCGTGGTGTGAGCTGTGCTCCAAGGTGCACGAGGCGTACAAGCAACGTCCACAGGCTTACGTCAACGTCAATTCCTGGTGGGTTGATGGCACGTGTAGACAAGCCAATGACCTTCACCTGTATGGACAGTTTTAA